Proteins from a single region of Xenopus laevis strain J_2021 chromosome 9_10S, Xenopus_laevis_v10.1, whole genome shotgun sequence:
- the idh1.S gene encoding isocitrate dehydrogenase [NADP] cytoplasmic, translating into MSKKINGGSVVEMQGDEMTRVIWDLIKEKLILPYVQLDLHSYDLGMENRDATDDQVTVDAAEAIKKYNVGIKCATITPDEKRVEEFNLKQMWKSPNGTIRNILGGTVFREAIICKNIPRLVSGWVKPIIIGRHAYGDQYRATDFVVPGPGKVEISFTPKDGGEAIKYVIHNFEDCGGVALGMYNTDQSIKDFAHSSFQMALSKSWPLYMSTKNTILKRYDGRFKDIFQEIYEKEYKSQFEEQKIWYEHRLIDDMVAQAMKSEGGFIWACKNYDGDVQSDSVAQGYGSLGMMTSVLICPDGKTVEAEAAHGTVTRHYRMHQKGQETSTNPIASIFAWSRGLDHRATLDNNQELKNFATALEEVCIETIEAGYMTKDLAACIKGLPNVQRSDYLNTFEFMDKLAENLQLKLAVHPKL; encoded by the exons ATGTCCAAGAAAATTAATGGTGGTTCTGTGGTAGAAATGCAAGGAGATGAGATGACTAGAGTTATATGGGATCTGATTAAAGAGAAGCTGATTTTGCCCTATGTGCAGTTGGATTTGCACAG CTATGATCTGGGCATGGAGAACCGTGATGCCACAGACGATCAAGTTACAGTGGATGCTGCAGAAGCAATTAAAAAGTACAACGTTGGCATCAAATGTGCCACTATTACACCTGATGAGAAGAGGGTAGAAGAGTTTAATTTGAAACAAATGTGGAAATCTCCAAATGGAACTATCAGGAATATTCTTGGAGGCACAGTGTTCAGAGAGGCCATCATCTGCAAGAACATCCCAAGGCTGGTTTCAGGATGGGTCAAACCTATTATCATTGGCCGTCATGCTTATGGTGACCAG TATAGAGCAACTGACTTTGTGGTCCCTGGGCCAGGCAAAGTGGAAATATCATTCACACCCAAGGATGGAGGGGAGGCCATTAAGTATGTTATCCATAATTTTGAAG ACTGCGGAGGGGTTGCTCTTGGAATGTACAACACCGATCAGTCCATTAAAGACTTTGCACACAGTTCTTTCCAGATGGCTCTGTCTAAAAGCTGGCCCCTGTATATGAGCACCAAAAACACCATTCTCAAGAGATATGATGGGCGATTTAAAGATATATTCCAGGAAATATATGAGAA GGAATACAAATCCCAGTTTGAAGAGCAAAAAATCTGGTATGAACACCGACTTATTGAtgacatggtggcacaagcaatGAAATCTGAAGGAGGTTTCATCTGGGCCTGCAAAAACTATGATGGGGATGTGCAATCAGATTCTGTTGCTCAAG GATATGGCTCTCTTGGCATGATGACAAGTGTGTTGATATGTCCTGATGGGAAGACAGTGGAGGCAGAAGCAGCCCATGGGACAGTAACTCGACATTATAGAATGCATCAAAAAGGACAAGAAACCTCAACCAACCCTATTG CTTCTATCTTTGCATGGTCAAGAGGCCTGGATCATAGAGCAACACTGGATAATAACCAAGAACTTAAGAACTTTGCCACAGCCTTAGAAGAAGTCTGCATCGAAACCATTGAGGCTGGATATATGACTAAGGACCTTGCTGCTTGCATTAAAGGTTTACCAAA tgtGCAGCGTTCTGACTACTTGAATACCTTTGAATTTATGGACAAGCTAGCTGAAAATCTGCAGCTGAAACTTGCTGTCCATCCTAAGCTTTAA